One Elusimicrobiota bacterium genomic window carries:
- the carD gene encoding Caffeyl-CoA reductase-Etf complex subunit CarD: MHIVTCIKQTPSTDNVQIDPVTGTLKREGMAAAINPFDEYGIEEAVRLKERVGGDSTVTCITMGPPQAEQAIRDAIAKGADQGFHICGREFAGADTWATSYSLYKGIQKIHKEFKPVDLIICGKQTNDGDTGHIGPGLAAWFDWPNVAYVKKVEDIKSKGTGQGGTIVVHRMMEDGTDVLEMDLPAVIAVVKEINEPRVPSLKGKMNAKKAEVPKWDAAAIGADMAYVGLKGSPTIVAKSFRPPMKTGGVSIQGSTAEEKAKNLVSKLKELHLI; this comes from the coding sequence ATGCATATCGTCACTTGCATCAAACAAACACCCTCCACTGACAATGTTCAAATCGATCCCGTTACAGGAACGCTAAAACGAGAAGGAATGGCCGCTGCCATCAACCCTTTCGATGAATATGGAATTGAAGAAGCGGTTCGATTAAAAGAACGTGTCGGGGGAGATTCAACCGTCACCTGTATCACCATGGGGCCTCCCCAGGCTGAACAGGCCATCCGCGATGCGATTGCCAAAGGAGCCGATCAAGGATTCCACATTTGCGGCCGTGAATTTGCGGGAGCCGACACCTGGGCCACATCTTATAGTCTGTATAAAGGGATCCAAAAAATTCATAAAGAATTTAAACCTGTTGACCTGATCATTTGTGGAAAACAAACCAACGATGGGGACACTGGACATATCGGTCCTGGTTTGGCCGCTTGGTTTGACTGGCCCAATGTGGCTTATGTGAAAAAAGTTGAAGACATCAAATCCAAAGGCACCGGACAAGGCGGAACAATTGTTGTTCATCGCATGATGGAAGATGGAACCGATGTCCTTGAAATGGATTTGCCTGCGGTCATCGCTGTGGTTAAGGAAATTAACGAACCCCGCGTTCCTTCTCTCAAAGGAAAAATGAACGCGAAGAAAGCTGAAGTTCCCAAATGGGACGCCGCTGCGATTGGCGCCGATATGGCTTATGTGGGGCTCAAAGGTTCACCGACCATTGTTGCCAAAAGCTTTCGTCCTCCCATGAAAACGGGAGGAGTGTCCATTCAAGGATCTACCGCAGAAGAAAAAGCCAAAAATTTGGTCTCAAAACTCAAAGAACTTCACTTGATATAA
- the bcd gene encoding Acyl-CoA dehydrogenase, short-chain specific — MDYGLTDEQKAIIDIAREIGEKKIKPLRMECDEQEKFPWSIVEELRKADLFGVYLHPNYGGLGGGGFELVLAVEELSRYCGGIALCLAASALGAFPIILYGTPEQKKKYLPDIASGKKLAAFCITEPEAGSDATATKATARKEGDYYILNGIKNFCSNGEAAEIYTTFLSTNLSRGARGITCFVVEKGTPGFGFGKKEQKMGIRASNTYELTFDNCKVHKDNVIGGEGRGLFVAQSTFDISRPGVASQALGIAQGSFDEVLAYGRMRKQFGQNILSFQSSQHMIADMATQIEAGRALLYSVTRGMDKTFVEAIDASEKSGKTVAEEMKRLSKKRWTKESGMVKLFCSDMAMDVTTDAVQLAGGIGYMRDFPIEKYMRDAKITQIYEGTNQIQRNEIGMTITKELAGAKE; from the coding sequence GTGGATTACGGGTTAACAGATGAACAAAAAGCAATTATCGATATCGCGCGGGAAATCGGCGAAAAGAAAATAAAACCTTTACGCATGGAATGTGATGAACAGGAAAAATTCCCATGGTCCATTGTTGAAGAACTTAGAAAAGCTGATCTATTTGGTGTGTACCTTCATCCCAACTATGGCGGATTGGGTGGTGGCGGATTCGAATTGGTTCTCGCCGTTGAAGAATTGTCTCGTTACTGTGGTGGTATTGCCCTCTGTTTGGCCGCCTCCGCATTGGGAGCATTTCCAATCATTCTTTATGGAACGCCCGAACAGAAAAAGAAATACTTGCCCGATATTGCTTCAGGCAAAAAATTAGCGGCCTTTTGTATCACGGAACCGGAAGCTGGCTCAGATGCGACTGCCACCAAAGCCACCGCTCGCAAAGAGGGGGATTACTATATCCTCAACGGGATCAAAAACTTTTGTTCCAACGGAGAAGCTGCGGAGATCTATACGACTTTTTTATCGACCAATCTTTCCCGAGGCGCTCGTGGCATCACTTGTTTTGTGGTTGAAAAAGGGACTCCCGGGTTTGGTTTTGGGAAAAAAGAACAAAAAATGGGAATTCGGGCCAGCAACACCTATGAACTGACTTTTGACAATTGCAAAGTACATAAAGACAATGTCATCGGTGGTGAAGGACGCGGGCTCTTTGTGGCACAATCGACCTTCGATATCTCTCGTCCAGGTGTGGCGTCTCAGGCTCTTGGTATCGCTCAAGGATCTTTTGATGAAGTATTGGCATATGGCCGCATGCGAAAACAATTCGGTCAAAATATTCTTTCCTTCCAATCAAGCCAACATATGATTGCTGATATGGCGACTCAGATCGAAGCCGGACGAGCTCTTCTCTACAGTGTAACCCGTGGCATGGACAAAACATTTGTAGAAGCCATCGATGCTTCTGAAAAATCCGGGAAAACCGTAGCAGAAGAAATGAAACGCCTTTCCAAAAAACGTTGGACCAAAGAATCGGGAATGGTCAAATTGTTCTGCTCTGATATGGCGATGGACGTAACCACTGACGCTGTTCAATTGGCTGGCGGGATCGGATATATGAGAGACTTCCCAATAGAGAAATATATGCGCGACGCAAAAATCACACAAATCTACGAAGGCACCAACCAAATCCAACGAAATGAAATTGGCATGACCATCACCAAGGAATTGGCTGGAGCAAAAGAATAA
- the rnc gene encoding Ribonuclease 3, which yields METPDLGLIEKKIHVKFQNQNLLEEAFTHKSYSIEHNVAICNERLEFLGDSIISAVVAHWLFKKFPNVDEGKLSKMKSQIVSRNNLSLWADDFDLGSFLFLSQGEEATGGRKRESLLGNVYEALVGAIFLDQGFSVAQRFILRHLSKKKRIVENDFKSKLQEIIQKKYKSPPAYIVIGETGPDHEKKFTLEVRIKQRVLGSGEGKSKKEAEQMAAKEALKLIRSN from the coding sequence ATGGAAACACCTGACCTGGGTCTTATCGAGAAAAAGATTCATGTTAAATTCCAAAATCAAAACCTTTTGGAAGAAGCTTTCACGCACAAATCATATTCGATCGAACACAATGTGGCCATCTGTAATGAAAGGCTAGAGTTTTTAGGAGACAGTATAATTTCAGCAGTTGTGGCCCATTGGTTGTTTAAAAAATTTCCAAATGTTGACGAGGGGAAACTCTCAAAGATGAAGTCGCAGATAGTTTCCCGAAACAATTTGAGTTTATGGGCCGATGATTTCGATTTGGGTTCCTTTCTTTTCTTAAGTCAAGGGGAAGAAGCCACCGGGGGAAGGAAACGAGAGAGTTTGCTCGGCAATGTGTATGAAGCCCTTGTCGGGGCCATCTTTTTGGATCAAGGGTTTTCGGTGGCGCAACGTTTTATTTTGAGGCATTTATCAAAGAAAAAGCGTATCGTTGAAAACGATTTCAAAAGTAAGCTTCAAGAAATAATTCAAAAAAAGTACAAGTCACCCCCAGCCTATATCGTTATAGGAGAAACGGGGCCAGACCATGAAAAAAAATTTACGCTGGAAGTTCGCATCAAACAACGCGTGTTGGGAAGTGGAGAAGGGAAATCCAAGAAAGAAGCTGAGCAAATGGCCGCCAAAGAAGCCTTAAAATTAATACGAAGCAATTGA
- the fabF_1 gene encoding 3-oxoacyl-[acyl-carrier-protein] synthase 2: MKKVVITGVGVVSPIGIGKEAYWESLSKGRHGFSRITRFDSSTYPCQIHADVKNFDVTQFGVEKKGARRMDLFTQFAMAAAKMAVEDAGLNLQQVDPERAGVIVGSGIGGLPTIESQHSILLEKGINRVTPFLIPMLITNIAPGEIAISLGFVGPNYSCSSACATANQSIGAALRHLRYGDADLMIAGGTEGAITPLGVAGFCQAQALTFDFNDNPGIASRPFDAKRSGFVMGEGAGLVVLETEEHAKKRGARIYAELAGYGATDDAFHITAPSPEGKAAVKAIQLALQDGNINADEVDYINAHGTSTPLNDKTETKVIKMVFGERAKKIPISSTKSMTGHLLGAAGGVELIATLLSMQNNLIHPTINYENADPECDLDYVPNTARPGKITCAVSNSLGFGGHNAVLVVKKYGNT; this comes from the coding sequence ATGAAAAAGGTTGTCATCACAGGTGTTGGAGTGGTCAGTCCCATTGGGATTGGCAAAGAAGCCTACTGGGAATCCTTGTCGAAAGGTCGACATGGATTTAGCCGGATCACCCGATTTGACTCTTCCACCTACCCTTGCCAGATACATGCTGACGTCAAGAATTTTGATGTGACTCAATTCGGCGTCGAAAAAAAGGGAGCCCGCCGAATGGATCTCTTCACCCAATTCGCCATGGCTGCCGCAAAAATGGCCGTTGAGGATGCGGGATTGAATCTGCAGCAAGTTGATCCTGAGCGAGCAGGCGTCATTGTTGGATCAGGAATTGGAGGCTTGCCCACCATTGAATCTCAACATTCCATATTATTGGAAAAGGGAATCAACCGGGTCACGCCATTTTTAATCCCCATGTTAATCACCAATATTGCACCAGGAGAAATCGCCATTTCTTTGGGTTTTGTGGGCCCCAACTACTCCTGTTCATCCGCCTGCGCAACGGCCAACCAATCCATTGGCGCCGCTCTACGGCATCTTCGCTACGGAGATGCCGACCTCATGATTGCCGGGGGAACAGAAGGAGCCATCACTCCTCTGGGTGTGGCGGGTTTTTGCCAGGCTCAAGCCCTTACCTTTGATTTTAATGACAACCCCGGGATTGCCAGCCGCCCATTTGACGCTAAACGATCAGGTTTTGTGATGGGGGAAGGAGCAGGATTGGTTGTTTTGGAAACAGAAGAACATGCCAAAAAACGCGGGGCTAGAATTTACGCGGAATTGGCTGGTTACGGAGCGACTGATGATGCGTTTCACATCACCGCCCCCAGCCCTGAAGGAAAAGCCGCCGTAAAAGCCATTCAGTTGGCCCTTCAGGATGGGAATATTAACGCCGATGAAGTGGACTACATAAATGCCCATGGAACCTCGACACCTCTCAATGACAAAACTGAAACCAAAGTCATAAAAATGGTTTTCGGTGAACGAGCTAAAAAAATTCCTATCTCTTCAACCAAATCAATGACAGGACATCTGCTCGGTGCCGCCGGAGGAGTGGAACTCATCGCCACACTGCTCTCCATGCAAAACAATTTGATTCACCCCACCATCAATTATGAAAACGCGGATCCCGAATGCGATTTGGATTATGTGCCCAACACGGCGAGGCCTGGAAAAATTACATGCGCGGTTTCAAATTCGTTGGGTTTTGGTGGTCACAACGCAGTGCTTGTCGTAAAAAAATATGGAAACACCTGA
- the acpP gene encoding Acyl carrier protein, which produces MSAEIEQKVKDIIVEQLGVDAAEVKPEASFVNDLGADSLDTVELVMALEESFDLEIPDEEAEKIQNVGQAIEYIKTHKK; this is translated from the coding sequence ATGTCAGCAGAAATCGAACAAAAAGTGAAAGATATTATTGTTGAACAATTAGGCGTAGACGCAGCAGAAGTTAAACCAGAAGCTTCATTTGTAAATGATCTCGGAGCGGATTCATTGGATACCGTTGAATTGGTGATGGCTCTCGAAGAATCATTCGATCTTGAAATCCCTGACGAAGAGGCGGAGAAAATCCAAAACGTTGGGCAAGCGATCGAATACATCAAAACCCACAAGAAATAA
- the fabG_1 gene encoding 3-oxoacyl-[acyl-carrier-protein] reductase FabG has protein sequence MRLKDKVAVITGGGQGIGRTIAETYAREGAKLALFDVVEENVKKTADEIKKQFNVETLGAKADVTKFEDVEAGIRRVVDTFGKIDVLVNNAGITKDNLLIRMSDAEWDAVLAVNLKGPFNCTKAVFSAMRKAGGGRIINISSIVGLMGNAGQANYSASKGGLVAMTKTCAREFAKKNILVNAIAPGFIRTAMTDKLSDEVKKNLASQIPLERLGEPQDVANAALFLASEESSYITGHVISVNGGMYM, from the coding sequence ATGCGTTTAAAGGACAAGGTGGCGGTAATTACAGGTGGAGGCCAAGGAATCGGACGAACGATTGCAGAAACATACGCTCGAGAGGGCGCCAAGCTAGCCTTATTTGACGTTGTTGAAGAAAATGTCAAAAAAACCGCCGATGAAATCAAAAAACAATTTAACGTTGAGACGTTGGGAGCCAAGGCGGATGTCACAAAATTTGAGGATGTGGAAGCGGGAATAAGGCGTGTTGTTGACACATTTGGGAAAATTGATGTATTAGTCAACAACGCCGGAATTACAAAAGATAACTTGCTCATCAGAATGTCAGACGCGGAATGGGACGCGGTTCTAGCTGTCAACCTTAAGGGTCCTTTCAATTGCACCAAGGCGGTTTTTTCAGCCATGAGAAAAGCAGGAGGAGGACGAATCATCAACATCAGTTCCATCGTTGGCCTTATGGGAAATGCGGGTCAAGCCAATTATTCAGCATCCAAGGGCGGGTTGGTGGCCATGACAAAAACATGCGCAAGAGAATTTGCCAAAAAGAATATTTTAGTGAATGCCATAGCGCCGGGATTTATCCGGACAGCCATGACAGATAAACTATCGGACGAAGTGAAGAAAAACCTGGCTTCCCAAATTCCATTGGAAAGGTTGGGAGAGCCGCAAGATGTTGCCAATGCCGCTTTGTTCTTGGCTTCGGAAGAATCGTCCTACATAACGGGACATGTCATATCCGTTAATGGGGGAATGTACATGTAG
- the fabD gene encoding Malonyl CoA-acyl carrier protein transacylase gives MVGKIAFLFPGQGSQCIGMGKLAIEKSPASRQLFEKADHILGFSLSNIMLNGPDDQLRDTAITQPALFVSSAAALELLKEKGIQGAYAAGHSLGEYSALYSSGVFTFEMGVRLVRERGLAMNEGGKANPGTMAAIIGLDSGKIEEVCREAAGDDLICSPANYNSDSQVVISGSLLAVKKAMELATLAGAAKVVQLNVSGAFHSALMGSAAHKMKSVLQQTTFVDSGIPVITNVDAQPTQSASEFKEKLFKQIDHPVRWNESMKKLLELGAESFIEVGSGRVLSTLIKKLDRKKQVYCTDEFETIERSFTCV, from the coding sequence ATGGTAGGAAAAATTGCCTTTTTGTTTCCTGGCCAAGGATCTCAATGTATTGGAATGGGAAAATTGGCTATTGAAAAATCTCCAGCATCCCGTCAATTATTCGAGAAAGCAGATCATATTCTGGGGTTTTCACTTTCCAATATAATGCTTAATGGCCCCGATGATCAATTGCGCGATACCGCCATTACCCAACCCGCTTTATTTGTTTCCAGCGCAGCCGCTCTGGAGTTATTAAAAGAGAAAGGAATTCAGGGTGCCTATGCTGCAGGACATTCGTTGGGAGAATACTCAGCTTTGTATTCAAGTGGTGTGTTTACCTTTGAAATGGGCGTCCGTTTGGTCAGAGAGCGCGGATTGGCCATGAATGAAGGCGGCAAGGCCAATCCGGGCACCATGGCTGCCATTATAGGACTGGACTCAGGAAAAATTGAAGAAGTCTGTAGAGAAGCGGCTGGAGATGATCTTATCTGTTCTCCGGCAAATTACAATTCGGATTCCCAAGTAGTTATTTCGGGTTCATTGCTGGCAGTTAAAAAAGCCATGGAACTGGCCACTCTTGCCGGAGCCGCCAAAGTGGTCCAACTCAATGTCAGTGGAGCTTTTCACTCGGCCCTTATGGGATCCGCAGCGCATAAAATGAAATCGGTGTTGCAACAGACGACTTTTGTCGATTCCGGTATTCCCGTGATCACCAATGTAGATGCCCAACCTACGCAATCAGCATCAGAATTTAAAGAAAAACTTTTTAAACAAATTGATCACCCTGTTCGTTGGAATGAATCGATGAAAAAATTACTTGAACTGGGAGCGGAATCCTTCATAGAAGTTGGATCTGGACGAGTATTGAGTACCCTGATTAAAAAACTCGATCGAAAAAAACAGGTTTATTGCACAGATGAATTTGAAACCATTGAAAGGAGTTTTACATGCGTTTAA
- the fabH gene encoding 3-oxoacyl-[acyl-carrier-protein] synthase 3: protein MKTSASIVRITGTGSALPEKILTNADMSKIVDTNDEWITTRTGIKERRIASENMATSDLSILAAKNALASAELSASDIDVIIVATCTPDHFFPSVSCIVQNALGAKRAAAFDVSAACSGFIYALSVGKSLLESGAYQRALIIGADLLSKFTDWKDRSTCVLFGDGAGAMVLEVDTHSTKSTAPSILSVDLGADGSHTDILKIPGGGSRHPITTENYQDNPPHIHMDGKEVYKHAVTHMIETANRALEKAGKKPEDLALLIPHQANLRIIESIAKRMNLPMEKVFLNIHKYGNMSAATTIVALDEARRKGQLKSGDLIELIAFGAGLTWGATVIQW, encoded by the coding sequence ATGAAAACCTCAGCCTCCATCGTCCGCATTACTGGCACCGGATCAGCTCTTCCTGAAAAAATATTAACCAACGCCGACATGTCCAAAATTGTCGACACAAACGATGAATGGATAACAACGCGGACTGGCATTAAGGAGAGGCGAATTGCTTCTGAAAACATGGCCACATCTGATCTTTCTATTCTAGCGGCCAAAAACGCGTTGGCCTCAGCGGAACTCTCCGCTTCGGACATCGACGTTATCATCGTGGCAACCTGCACGCCCGATCATTTTTTCCCTTCTGTTTCCTGTATCGTCCAGAACGCCCTTGGGGCCAAAAGGGCCGCGGCTTTTGATGTGTCGGCGGCTTGTTCGGGATTTATTTATGCTCTTTCAGTTGGGAAAAGTTTACTTGAGTCAGGCGCCTATCAACGAGCTCTTATTATAGGAGCGGATTTGTTGAGCAAATTCACTGACTGGAAAGACCGTTCAACTTGCGTTCTTTTTGGAGATGGCGCCGGGGCCATGGTCTTAGAGGTCGATACCCATTCAACAAAATCCACCGCTCCCAGTATTCTCTCGGTTGATTTGGGCGCCGATGGCTCCCATACCGACATTCTGAAAATTCCTGGGGGAGGATCTCGTCATCCCATAACCACAGAGAATTATCAGGATAATCCGCCCCATATTCACATGGATGGAAAAGAGGTTTACAAACATGCCGTGACCCACATGATTGAAACGGCCAACAGAGCGCTCGAAAAAGCCGGTAAAAAACCTGAGGACCTCGCCCTTCTGATTCCACACCAAGCCAATTTAAGGATCATCGAGTCAATCGCCAAGAGAATGAACCTTCCCATGGAAAAGGTTTTCCTCAACATACACAAATACGGAAATATGTCCGCGGCCACCACCATCGTGGCATTGGATGAAGCGCGTCGTAAAGGACAATTAAAATCAGGTGATCTTATTGAGCTTATCGCATTTGGAGCGGGCCTCACTTGGGGGGCCACGGTGATTCAATGGTAG
- the plsX gene encoding Phosphate acyltransferase: MRIALDAMGGDLGPAINVQGAIEACKEIPGLEVVLVGNQHKLHKILKPHHLKPHTKLDIHHADDVVGMHESPVEACRSKPDSSIMVCAKLVADGTVNGLVSAGNSGATMTASLFQLKRLEGISRPAIATILPTLTGHCVMLDMGANMDCKPKHLLQFAVMGSVYFQAMFKKPNPTVGLLSIGEEEGKGNELTLETHSLLKNSGLNYMGNVEGRDIPQGKADVVVCDGFVGNVVLKFGEGLAEAIIKLMKQEIRGHPIALLGGLLIKNVLKSIKKKVDPTEIGGAPLLGVQGISIVSHGGSNSIAIKNALRVGAELIEDNINEHIASKLKTTSQSIVLA; encoded by the coding sequence ATGCGTATTGCGCTGGACGCGATGGGGGGAGATTTAGGACCCGCCATCAATGTTCAGGGAGCTATAGAAGCCTGTAAAGAAATTCCAGGGCTTGAGGTGGTTTTGGTGGGAAATCAACATAAACTCCACAAAATATTAAAACCCCATCACCTGAAGCCGCATACCAAATTAGACATCCATCATGCCGATGACGTCGTTGGTATGCATGAATCCCCTGTCGAGGCTTGCCGATCCAAACCGGACTCGAGCATTATGGTCTGCGCCAAGTTGGTGGCCGATGGAACCGTGAATGGGCTGGTATCTGCTGGAAATTCTGGTGCGACAATGACCGCCTCCCTCTTTCAACTTAAGCGGCTGGAAGGCATTTCAAGACCCGCCATTGCCACCATTTTGCCCACCTTAACAGGTCATTGCGTCATGCTGGATATGGGAGCCAACATGGACTGCAAACCCAAACACCTTCTTCAATTCGCCGTCATGGGATCCGTTTATTTCCAAGCCATGTTTAAGAAACCCAATCCAACGGTTGGCCTCCTTTCGATTGGAGAAGAAGAAGGCAAAGGAAACGAACTCACACTTGAAACACACTCTCTTTTAAAAAACAGTGGACTCAATTACATGGGCAATGTGGAAGGGAGAGATATTCCGCAAGGAAAAGCCGACGTTGTGGTGTGTGACGGTTTTGTGGGAAATGTGGTGTTGAAATTTGGGGAGGGCCTTGCAGAAGCCATTATCAAATTAATGAAACAAGAAATCCGTGGCCACCCCATCGCCTTGTTGGGAGGTTTGCTCATTAAAAATGTGCTCAAATCCATTAAAAAGAAAGTAGACCCGACCGAAATAGGAGGAGCTCCTCTTTTGGGGGTTCAAGGTATCTCAATTGTCAGCCATGGGGGGTCAAACTCCATTGCCATTAAAAACGCGCTCCGCGTCGGAGCTGAACTGATTGAAGACAACATCAACGAACATATCGCCAGTAAACTCAAAACCACCTCTCAAAGCATTGTTCTTGCGTAA